The Verrucomicrobiota bacterium DNA window TCCAAAAGGAGTATGTCCCACTGAAATCCGAGGAAGTCACGACAGACGACGCTCAATGACAGATAAACGAGCCACAGCAAAAACAAACAGGGCGCCGGAGCAATGCCGATGATCAATACGACTGCGAGCACGGTTCCGGTGGCGCAAAGGAAATGCAGAAAGCCATCGCTGGCACTCATCCAACACAGAGTGGGCAGCAAATGGAAACGATTCAGGCCCACGTCCTGCTGATCGAAGTATTTTTCCGCGGCCTCCATCATTTGTGCGGCGGGCAGGATGCCCTGATGACCGATCAAGCCGCTGATCTGCGTCCAGAGCGAAACGAATGCGATCAAGTAAATGACGCCGAGCAATCGCAGAAAGACCCAGCGGACCAGCCGGTGCGTTGGGAGTTCGATTTCATTTCCCCAAGCAAGTCGGGTCAACGCCGAGAACACGGTGCGATGCTTCGCTACGAAGCGATAGGAGCACTCCGTGATTGGCGCGACGCCGGGAATTTTCTGAAACAACCACAGCGGCCAGCGCGTGCACAAATTGTAAGCCAGCGAGCGAAACACCGCGTCGGCGCCGCCATAAACGCGTCCGTCGGTCTCGATGAGTTGCACTGCCTCCTCAAATTGTTCGCGCGCCAGTTCTGGAAACCGCGCCGGGACTTGTGGGTCTTGAAAGGGAAGGTAGTCAACTCGATCTCCGGTAGTTTGCCGCCAGCGATTGATCCAGAAGCGGCAAAACCTGCAGTCGCCGTCGAAGATCATCAGCGGCTTTGCCGGCGCTGTGGCGACTTGTGGTGCGGGAGTCACGGCAAAGTTTTAGCCTGATTTGAGCGTCCTTGCCAACTTCTGCAAAACATTATTTTGATTGGGCAGCGCAAGCGGTGCTGCACTTTGGCTACCTTAACAAACTCAACACCGCCTCCGCCGCGCGGCGACTCGCGCCCGGCTCGCCGAGCGATTTCACGACCGTCGCCAGTTTCGATTTCACCGCGCGAACGCGCTCGGCGTTGCTCAACAAGTCAAGAGCTTCACGGGCGATGTTCTCCGGTGTGGCTGCGCCTTGAATCAATTCGGGATAAATAGTTTCGTTCGCCAGCAGGTTAGGCATGGCGAGATGTTTCACCGTGACGATTTGTTTGGCGATGAAGTAATCGCTCCACGCGGCCTTGTAGATCGCCACCGTCGGCACGCCGAAGCAAGCGCACTCCAACGTGACCGTGCCGGTGGAGGCGATGGCGAGGTCGGCTTCGCTGAGCGCTTGTCCAACATCGCCAACTCTACACTTGATAAACGGATGAGCGTTCAAGTCTAGAACTGGTTCAGCCAGTTCACGTCTCACTTTTATTCCCGCCATTCCTTGCGCCATCGCGCACAACTCGAAGTTCGGCAAGATCAAGCGGAAATTAGTGTGATGACGGGCTTTAATAATTCGTGCTGCCTCGATCATCACGGGCAAATGCCTTTGCAATTCGCTTTTGCGACTGCCGGGCAAAAGCAACACCACGGGGGCGACTTTTGCATTTTGCATTTTGCATTTTGCATTTTGCATTCTTTCCACCATCGGATGCCCGACAAATTCCACGCGCAGCTTTGGCACGCGCCCGGCATACCAGTCTTTCTCAAACGGAATAATGCTCAAGAGCAGATGCACATCCTCAGCGAGTTGGCGGGCGCGGCCGGGACGTGAGGCCCAGACTTGCGGCGAAACGTATTGAATGATCTTCGGATTCCAATTGTTGAAGGTGGCTTGCCGGGCGCGGAGGTATTTCCTGACCGCATGAGCAAAGCGGCGATTGAACGCTTGGAAGTCCACGCAGATGATGACGTCCGGTTTGCGCTCAATGGCGAGATGGACAAGCCGGTCGAAGAACCGCTTGAACTCCCAATATTTCTTCACCACATCCGAAATGCCGATGACTGAATGTTGGGTCAGGTCGAATGCCAGTTCCACGCCCGCCGCGGCCAACTGTGACCCCCCCGCGCCGAAAAACTCCGACGGAAACGGCATGGCCTGCAATTGCGGCGATTGCTTCAGCGCGCGCACCAGTTCTGCCGCGAGCAAGTCACCGCTGGTTTCACCGGCGATGAGCATGAATTGATTCGGCTTCACGATTAAGTTTTCAATGGCGAGGTTCTGTGGGTCGGATAATACTTCAGGGGGAATTCAATTGCGGGGCGGGCATGGCTAAAACTTTCTGAACGGCTGCATCCACTTCTTTTGATTCAGTCTTGTGAGGATGCGTTTGCCGGTAGGTTGCAATTCTTGAAATGATTCTGAACTGCATTGGATCAATTCTGGGTTGATTCTTGTCATAGTTGAAGAAATGAAGGAGTTCTCCATCTAACTCACTCTCCAGTGAATCGATTGCGTCGTTGGTTTTCCCTTCCCGAGTATATGCGAGAATGCGGTGATAAGCTGCTGCATGAGCCGCTGCACTATTATAGATGCTCGGTAAAAGAACTTTCTTTTCAATGACCAAATACACCAAGGCTCCGCCTACTAACATGCCACCGAGGAAACAAATGATTTTCATGGTTTCAGTTGGGTTTGAGAATCTGCCGCGTAATCTCCAGCGCCAAATCCAGCGCGCGCTTGGCCGATTCGCCGCTGACCAGCGGCGTTTGGTGGGCGCGAACACAGTCCACGAAATCTTGCAGCTCCAATTTGAGCGGTTCATCTTTTTCGATGGGCACCGGCTGGCGCACGATGCGTTTGCCGCCAAATTCGCTCACGATCGTGGAGTCTTTGCCGACGCCGAGTTTCGCG harbors:
- the lpxB gene encoding lipid-A-disaccharide synthase, which produces MKPNQFMLIAGETSGDLLAAELVRALKQSPQLQAMPFPSEFFGAGGSQLAAAGVELAFDLTQHSVIGISDVVKKYWEFKRFFDRLVHLAIERKPDVIICVDFQAFNRRFAHAVRKYLRARQATFNNWNPKIIQYVSPQVWASRPGRARQLAEDVHLLLSIIPFEKDWYAGRVPKLRVEFVGHPMVERMQNAKCKMQNAKVAPVVLLLPGSRKSELQRHLPVMIEAARIIKARHHTNFRLILPNFELCAMAQGMAGIKVRRELAEPVLDLNAHPFIKCRVGDVGQALSEADLAIASTGTVTLECACFGVPTVAIYKAAWSDYFIAKQIVTVKHLAMPNLLANETIYPELIQGAATPENIAREALDLLSNAERVRAVKSKLATVVKSLGEPGASRRAAEAVLSLLR